GTTGCCCGCGCGGAAGCTGCTAAAGAAGCCGCTCAGCGCAGCATGGCTGAACGACCTTCGGGGATGAATGCTGCACAGGCTGAAGCCGCTCTCAAGCGTTCGCTGGTAAGATTGAAAGTGGCCACCAGGCGAAGGAAAAGGCATCAGGAGATGTAAGAAAAAGCCCGGTTTTACCGGGCTTTTTAGTGCCTTTGTATTCATTATAAATAATCTTTAGAAAGCAAAAACCCTCCCTAAAACTCATCTTTTGAGCCTTAAAAAGGGGGATTTGCTTGGTTGTTCGGGTCTGGGTAATTTTTAGATGATTTCCAGAGAGGCCTTGGTTCCAGCCTTGGCTGCTTTAACCCGGATGAGTGTACGCATAGCCTGGGCGATGCGCCCTTGTTTGCCAATTATGCGCCCTTTATCTTCATCGGCGACCTGGAGTTTAAGAACAATGCCGTTCTCCTCACTTGCTTCCTCAGTAACCACCACGTCATCGGGTGCATTTACCAGTGATTTTGCGATGAATTCAACCAGTTCCTTCATGGTTACTCCTTTGCTGACTTGATCTTATCCATTATGCCGGCCTTGGTCAGCAACCTGGCGGCGGTAGCAGTTGGTTGCGCCCCTTCCTTCAACCACTTGATGGCAGCCTCTTCCTGTATTTCGACAGTTTCTGGCTG
This window of the Dehalococcoidales bacterium genome carries:
- a CDS encoding KH domain-containing protein, with the protein product MKELVEFIAKSLVNAPDDVVVTEEASEENGIVLKLQVADEDKGRIIGKQGRIAQAMRTLIRVKAAKAGTKASLEII
- the rpsP gene encoding 30S ribosomal protein S16, giving the protein MVKIRLRRIGAPKKPSYRLVVTDSQSPRNGAFIQIIGFYNPLTQPETVEIQEEAAIKWLKEGAQPTATAARLLTKAGIMDKIKSAKE